A window of Campylobacter ureolyticus contains these coding sequences:
- a CDS encoding ATP-dependent DNA helicase has product MIDELINFLKTENIFLTGGAGVGKSYTVSKIIKHYRDENLGVVSLGSTGISAVNIGGLTLHSFFGFGICKNKNELSEYDKGSKAKEKLKNLKNILDKTELIIIDEISMVSADLFEMIYLRLVNLSYKGRVLVVGDFYQLPPIIKEQNLDLFQRSIYAFGSYAWEMMKFKNIELIKPKRTKNLEFFKVLSKIRVGKIGLEDARYLYGFLAAKFTPNSDETVLFGRNKEANELNVFMLEKINSPLLKHIGKTIINDNLVHKDRIDKWLNNLNVATVFEFKIGAKVIFTINKYKNILDDSEFYNGEQGVIKDVFLNDGEISEILVEKNNGELVEVKQNNYDFGEYINENDELKYNIIASFFQFPLRLAYAITIHKSQGMSIERLTCDLTHIFAEGQLYVALSRAIEPNNLKIVYKKSENFNSYLNRVIKSHKDVDEFYKKTDFLKYE; this is encoded by the coding sequence ATGATAGATGAGTTAATAAATTTTTTAAAAACTGAAAATATTTTTTTGACAGGCGGTGCTGGTGTTGGCAAAAGTTATACAGTTTCTAAAATAATAAAGCACTATAGGGATGAGAATTTAGGTGTGGTTTCCTTGGGAAGCACTGGAATTAGCGCTGTAAATATTGGTGGTCTTACACTTCATTCGTTTTTTGGATTCGGGATTTGTAAAAACAAAAACGAGTTAAGCGAGTATGACAAAGGCTCAAAAGCCAAGGAAAAGCTTAAAAATTTAAAAAATATTTTAGATAAAACAGAGCTTATTATTATTGATGAAATTTCGATGGTTTCGGCTGATTTGTTCGAGATGATCTACCTAAGGCTTGTAAATTTGTCCTACAAAGGCAGGGTTTTGGTGGTCGGTGACTTTTATCAACTACCTCCAATCATAAAAGAGCAAAACTTAGATCTTTTTCAAAGAAGCATCTATGCCTTTGGATCTTATGCATGGGAGATGATGAAATTTAAAAATATAGAGCTAATTAAGCCAAAAAGAACTAAAAATTTAGAATTTTTTAAAGTTTTATCAAAGATAAGAGTTGGCAAGATTGGCCTTGAAGATGCCAGATATCTATATGGTTTTTTAGCGGCCAAATTTACTCCAAACAGCGATGAGACAGTGCTTTTTGGAAGAAATAAAGAGGCAAATGAATTAAATGTCTTCATGCTTGAAAAAATAAACTCTCCACTTCTAAAACACATTGGTAAGACTATAATAAATGATAACTTAGTACATAAAGATAGGATTGATAAATGGCTAAACAATCTAAATGTTGCAACTGTTTTCGAGTTTAAAATTGGTGCAAAGGTGATTTTTACTATCAATAAATATAAAAATATTCTTGATGATAGTGAGTTTTATAATGGTGAGCAAGGTGTTATAAAAGATGTTTTTTTAAATGATGGTGAAATTTCAGAAATTTTAGTAGAGAAAAATAATGGCGAATTAGTCGAAGTAAAGCAAAATAACTATGATTTTGGAGAGTATATAAATGAAAATGATGAGCTTAAATACAATATAATAGCTAGTTTTTTTCAGTTTCCACTTCGTCTAGCTTACGCCATAACTATCCACAAATCCCAAGGTATGAGTATTGAGCGGCTAACTTGTGATTTAACGCATATTTTTGCCGAAGGACAGCTTTATGTGGCGCTTTCAAGAGCAATTGAGCCTAACAATTTAAAGATAGTTTACAAAAAAAGCGAGAATTTCAACTCATATTTAAACAGAGTTATCAAAAGTCATAAAGATGTTGATGAGTTTTATAAAAAAACTGACTTTTTAAAATACGAGTGA